The Euleptes europaea isolate rEulEur1 chromosome 2, rEulEur1.hap1, whole genome shotgun sequence genome has a segment encoding these proteins:
- the TMEM74B gene encoding transmembrane protein 74B translates to MASSQPLELTVLGNGPGPSQRAPPGGPASPWTAASSGIENISYEGEEEEEEEEAETSFPNGHGSASSPREPPAPPRGDLSPRSEDGPPSDATGNSVDYGFISALVFLVGGILLVIVAYSIPREARVDPDTVSAREMERLEMYYARLGSRLDKCIIAGLGFLTLGGMLLSMLLMVSIYKGELYRRRTFPASRAPRKTYGSINLRMRQLNGEGGQTLVENEVVQVMEAAPISQNC, encoded by the coding sequence atggcgtcCTCACAGCCCCTGGAACTGACGGTCTTGGGGAATGGACCGGGGCCCAGCCAGAGAGCCCCGCCAGGGGGGCCTGCATCACCGTGGACGGCTGCCAGTTCGGGCATTGAGAATATCTCCtacgagggggaggaggaagaggaagaagaggaggcagaGACCTCCTTCCCTAATGGCCACGGCTCCGCCAGCAGTCCCAGGGAGCCTCCAGCACCCCCAAGGGGAGACCTCTCTCCCAGATCAGAGGATGGTCCTCCGTCAGATGCGACCGGGAATTCTGTGGACTACGGCTTCATTTCGGCTTTGGTCTTCTTAGTGGGCGGGATTTTGCTGGTGATCGTGGCTTACAGCATCCCGCGAGAGGCCAGGGTCGACCCGGACACTGTGTCTGCCCGGGAGATGGAGAGGCTGGAGATGTACTATGCGCGCCTGGGTTCCCGCTTGGACAAGTGCATCATCGCGGGCTTGGGTTTCTTGACCTTGGGGGGCATGCTTCTGTCCATGCTCCTGATGGTCTCCATCTATAAAGGGGAGCTGTACCGGAGAAGGACCTTCCCGGCCTCCAGAGCTCCCAGGAAGACCTACGGATCTATAAACCTGAGGATGAGGCAGTTGAATGGAGAAGGGGGGCAAACGCTGGTGGAGAATGAGGTCGTTCAGGTGATGGAAGCAGCTCCCATCAGCCAGAACTGCTGA